The Candidatus Roseilinea sp. genome contains a region encoding:
- the cobQ gene encoding cobyric acid synthase: MIVGCTSSAGKSFLVTALCRHFANQGVRAAPFKAQNMSNNAAVTPDGLEIGRAQFVQALAARVRPEARMQPVLLKPQAETRSQVIVLGRYDPRITDTPWLARKPHLWGVVRESLCALLRDFELVVIEGAGSPAEVNLRASDIANMRVALEVQADVYLVADIDRGGAFAHLLGTFLCLAPEEQALIRGFVLNKFRGDPALLGDGMDWLRERTGVPTVAVVPMLAHGLPEEDDIAVLAARADRARPGDGRRVRVAILAYPYASNFDEFDPLVDEPGVSVSVIRHRQPLDDFDAVILPGSKHTAASLSALRASGLAAEVWRAAQRGALIHGVCGGMQMLGRALRDPHGVESGGEIAGLGLLDVTTDLAPAKVTQQREAHCVEVGSVTGYEIHHGVTVAGPHARPHLSDGLGWRQDNVIGVYLHDLFKHTAYRQWWLAQLGWQGTAQDWHARLDAELDRVAQAVMAHWPGLMLRPA, encoded by the coding sequence ATGATTGTGGGCTGCACCAGCAGCGCCGGCAAGTCCTTCCTGGTCACAGCTCTATGCCGCCACTTCGCCAACCAAGGCGTGCGCGCGGCGCCCTTCAAGGCTCAGAACATGAGCAACAACGCAGCGGTCACGCCCGACGGCCTGGAGATCGGCCGCGCCCAATTCGTGCAGGCGTTGGCTGCGCGCGTTCGGCCAGAGGCGCGGATGCAGCCGGTGCTGTTGAAGCCGCAGGCCGAGACGCGCTCGCAGGTGATCGTCCTGGGGCGCTACGATCCGCGCATCACCGACACGCCCTGGCTGGCGCGCAAGCCCCACCTGTGGGGCGTGGTGCGCGAGAGCTTGTGCGCGCTGCTGCGCGACTTCGAGCTGGTGGTGATCGAGGGTGCCGGCAGTCCGGCCGAGGTCAACCTGCGCGCAAGCGACATCGCCAACATGCGCGTAGCGTTGGAGGTGCAAGCCGATGTGTATTTGGTGGCCGACATTGACCGCGGCGGCGCGTTTGCCCACCTGCTGGGCACTTTTCTCTGCCTCGCGCCGGAGGAGCAAGCGTTGATCCGAGGCTTCGTGCTGAACAAGTTCCGCGGCGACCCGGCGCTGTTGGGCGACGGCATGGACTGGCTGCGCGAGCGCACGGGCGTGCCGACGGTGGCCGTCGTGCCGATGCTGGCGCACGGGCTGCCGGAGGAGGACGACATCGCTGTACTGGCAGCCCGCGCCGACCGCGCGCGCCCCGGTGATGGGCGCCGAGTCCGCGTGGCGATCCTCGCCTACCCCTACGCCAGCAACTTCGACGAGTTCGACCCGCTGGTGGACGAGCCGGGCGTCTCGGTGAGTGTAATCCGCCATCGGCAGCCGCTGGACGATTTCGACGCCGTCATCCTGCCCGGCAGCAAGCACACCGCCGCCAGTCTCTCGGCGCTGCGCGCCAGTGGGCTGGCTGCCGAGGTGTGGCGCGCTGCGCAGCGCGGCGCCCTGATCCACGGCGTATGCGGCGGGATGCAGATGCTCGGCCGAGCGCTGCGCGACCCGCACGGGGTGGAGAGCGGCGGCGAGATCGCCGGCCTGGGCCTGCTGGACGTGACCACCGATTTGGCTCCGGCCAAGGTCACCCAACAACGCGAGGCGCACTGCGTGGAAGTTGGATCGGTGACGGGCTACGAGATTCACCACGGCGTCACCGTGGCCGGCCCACACGCCCGCCCACACCTGAGCGACGGCCTCGGCTGGCGGCAGGACAACGTGATCGGCGTCTATCTGCACGACCTGTTCAAGCACACGGCCTACCGCCAATGGTGGCTGGCGCAGCTCGGCTGGCAGGGAACGGCTCAGGATTGGCACGCACGCCTTGACGCCGAGCTGGACCGGGTGGCGCAGGCAGTGATGGCGCATTGGCCAGGGCTGATGCTGCGCCCGGCCTGA